The genomic segment AATGCCCACGGGCGGGTGGCGCCGGTCAGTTCACCGGCCGCGCCGGCACGACGGGTGTCCCGCTCCCCGTGTCGGCCCGAAAGTTGTTGAGCGACATCCCGAAGCGCGGCCTGGCCGAGTTGCCGCATCGCCTTCGGAGACAACCGCCACTGCCCGTCGGAGCCGCGGTCCAGGAAGCCCTGGTTCATCAGAGCCCGTTCCAATTCGGCCAGTGTCCGCGCATCGACGGCGGCCTGATCGCCGAGCTGACGGGCCAGTGCATCGAGGTCGACGTCGTCCATGCTGGCGCCCGAGTAGCTCTGCGACAGCTGCTCGGCGAGCTGGTCGAGCTCGGCGATGTCGGCCATCGCCTGCGCCCCCTCCCCCATGCCGAGGGGGTTGTCGCCGGAGAACTCCGACGAACCGTTCCAGTCCTCCCCCGGCCGGGCCGCCTGCAGATGCGAGTCGAGCCGGTTGAGCGCGTTCATCAGCTGCGGTGAGCCGAAAGCCTGCTGCGCCAACGCATCCAGCTCGGCACGCTGATCCGGGGTCAGGCTGTTGCGGAACCGCTGCGCGGCCGCGGCACGCTGGGCCAGCGAGTCCAGCAATTCCTCGACGTTCTTCGGATTCTCCGGGAAGTACTGGCCATGCTTGCGCATGAAGTCCTGGAAATCTTGCGCGCTGTCCTCGCCGCGAGAGTGCTTGTCCAGCAAGTCATTCAGATCGTCGAGCATCTCGTTGACGGCTTGCCGGTCTTCATCAGTGGCGTTCTCCAGCGCCTGCTTCATGCCGGCGAACCGCTGATCGAGCATCTCCCGGCCGAGTAGATCCTTGATCTGCTCGTACTTCTGGCGCGCCTCGGGGCTGCGCCAGTTGTAGTCCGACAGCTCTTGAACAGCCTTGGCCGGCGAGGGCGACAGCGATTCGATCTGCAGCTCGGCGAACCGGGCGTCGTCGTCGAGCGCGCGCGCCAGCTCCTTGCGCTCGGAGAGCACCGCCTCGTCCAGCAGCTGCTTGATCTCCTGCAGAGTGCCGTCAAGATTGTTGCGGCTCAACAGCTCTCGACGCCGTCGATTCACCTCGGCCGCGAGCCGGTCGGCGCCCTTGGTGTTCTTCGTTCCGCGCCGCAGCAGTTCGGACAGCGCCCGCCGTGGCGAGGTGCCCTCCATGACGTCCTGCCCGATCTGCTCGAGCGCGTCGCGCAGGTCCACCGGCGGGGCAAGCGGATCGGGGCCCCCGGTGTACGCCGAGTACCGGGAGTCGTGTGCGTGTCCCCGATCGGGTTTAGCCATAGACGGTTTCGCCTTCTCCTGTCACCTTGTCGATGCGCTTGGCCAGATACAGCGCCTCGAGCGCCAGCTCGAGCGCGGCCGCACGCTCCCCTTCGGTGTCGGCGTCGAGCCGCTTGGCGATCGCGTCGATCACCGGCAGGTCGGGCAGCGCGGCCAGCACGTCCTTGGCCGCCACCTGCTCACCGGTCGTCACCGCCGAGCCGCCTTCGACGGCCGCCACCAGCGGGCCGACATCAATACCGCCGAGCACCCGCTGCGCGGTGTCGGCGGTCGCGCGGCGCAGCAGATGCTCGAGCACCGCCTGCTCACGGCCCTCCTCGCCGGACTCGAATTCCAGCTTGCCGCGCAGCACGTCGATGATCGTGCCCAGGTCGACCACCCGGGCCACCGGCTCGTCCTCGCCGAGGATCGCGCCGCGGTGGCGCGCCGAGGCGGCGACGGTCTCGGCGGCGGCGATCGCGAACCGCGCCGACACACCTGAACGCTGGTCGACGGAAGTCGACTCCCGCAGATAGCGCGCGAACCGGGCAATGATTTGCATCAGATAGGTCGGAACCTGCGCCGACAGATGCGCTTCCTGGGTGATCACGCCGACCTCGGAGTCGAGCTCGCGCGGGTAGTGCGTGCGGATCTCGGCGCCGAAGCGGTCCTTGAGCGGGGTGATGATGCGCCCGCGGTTGGTGTAGTCCTCGGGGTTGGCGCTGGCGACCACCAACACGTCCAGCGGCAGCCGCAGCGTATAGCCACGCACCTGGATGTCGCGCTCCTCCATGACGTTGAGCATCGAGACCTGAATGCGTTCGGCCAGGTCCGGCAGCTCGTTGACCGCGACGATGCCGCGATGCGCCCGCGGGATCAGGCCGTAGGCGATGGTCTCCGGGTCACCGAGGCTGCGCCCCTCGGCGACCTTGATCGGGTCGATGTCACCGACCAGGTCGGCCACGCTGGTGTCAGGCGTCGCGAGCTTCTCGAAGTAGCGCTCGCTGCGGTGGCGCCACTCGATCGGCAGGTCGTCGCCGGAGTCGGATGCCCTTCGAATCGATTCCGGTGTGATCGGGGTGTAGGGGTGCTCGCCGAGTTCGGATCCGGCGATCACCGGCGTCCACTCGTCGAGCAGGTTTTGCAACGAGCGCAGCAGGCGGGTCTTGCCCTGCCCCCGCTCGCCAAGCAGAACGAAGTCGTGTCCCGCGATCAGCGCCCGTTCCAGCTGCGGCAAGACGGTGTCTTCGAAGCCGAAAATGCCAGGCCAGACGTCATCACCTTCGGCCAGCGCGGTCAGCAGGTTCTCCCGGATCTCCTGCTTGACGCTGCGCTCGCGATGTCCGGTTGCGCGCAGTTCGCCAAGTGTGCGGGGGAAGTTGTCAGGTGAAGTCACCTCTCCACGCTACGACTGCCGCGCCACGGAGGCATTACGCGGTCAGCGCAAAGTCACATATGGGTCATCTGGAATACCCGCGGTCAGTGCGCGAAGTGGCGGGCTCCGGTGAGATACAGCGTGATCCCGGCCTTGGCCGCCGCCTCGGTGACGAGCTCGTCGCGCATCGATCCGCCGGGGTGCACGACAGCCTTCACACCGGCCGCCGTCAACGTCTCCAGCCCGTCCGGGAACGGGAAGAACGCGTCGCTGGCCGCGACCGCCCCGCGAACCCGTTCGCCGCCGCGCTCCACCGCGAGCCGGGCCGCGTCGACGCGGTTGACCTGGCCCATGCCGACACCGACGGTGGCCCCGTCGGCGGCCACCACGATCGCGTTGGACTTCACCGCGCGGCAGGTGCGCCAGGCGAACTGCAGATCGGCCAGCGTCGCCGCGTCCGCTGCGGTGCCGGTCGCCAGCGTCCAGTTGGCCGGGTCGTCGCCGGGCGCGTCCAGGGCGTCGCGTTCCTGGATCAACAAGCCACCGCTGATCTGGCGCAGCTCAGCCCCGCCGACCGGCGGCTCCGAGGCGACGAGCACGCGAATGTTCTTCTTACGGGCCAAGATCTCCACCGCACCGGGCTCGTATGCCGGCGCGATGATCACCTCGGTGAAGATCTCCGAGACGTATTCGGCCATCTCGACGGTGACCGCGGTGTTGGCCGCGATGACGCCGCCGAACGCACTGAGCGGATCGCATTCGTGCGCCTTGCGGTGCGCATCGGCCACCGACACCGACGAGATCGCGATACCGCACGGGTTGGCGTGCTTGATGATCGCCACGCAGATCTGCTCGTGATCGAACGCCGCGCGCCAGGCCGCATCGGCATCGGTGAAGTTGTTGTAGGACATCTCTTTTCCGTGCAACTGCTCGGCCTGGGCCAGACCCGGCCAGCTGGCGTCGTCGCTGTAGAGCGCGGCCTGCTGGTGCGGGTTCTCCCCGTAGCGCAGCTGCGAGGTGCGTCGCCAGGTGCGGCCGAACCACGGCGGCAGGAACTCCGGCGCGTCACCGGACTCGGGCGCCAGCTCCGTTCCCATCCAACTGGCGACGGCCACGTCGTACTCGGCGGTGTGCCGAAATGCCAACGCCGCCAGTTTCTGCCGCTGGGCGAGAGTGAAGCCGCCGCTGCGTACCGCGGCCAGCACACCGTCGTAACCGAGCGGGTCGACGACGACGGCCACGCTGGGGTGGTTCTTGGCCGACGCGCGCACCATCGAGGGACCGCCGATGTCGATCTGCTCGACGCATTCGTCGGCATCCGCGCCGGAGGCCACGGTCTCGCTGAACGGATAGAGGTTGACCACGACGAGATCGAACGGCTCGATCTTGAGTTCGCCGAGGGCTTTGACGTGTTCGGGCTTGCGGGTGTCGGCGAGCAGTCCGGCGTGGATGTGCGGATGCAGGGTCTTGACCCGGCCGTCGAGCACCTCGGGGAAGCCGGTGACGAATTCCACCGGGGTGACTGGAATGCCCTTGTCGGCAATGGTTTTCGCCGTCGACCCGGTGGAGACGATGGCCACCCCCGCCTCGTGGAGACCCTGCGCGAGCGGAATCAGGCCGCTCTTGTCGTACACGCTGATCAGCGCGCGCCGGATCGGCCTCTTGCCTTCAATCCCCGCGGTCATCCTATGGTCGCCTTTCTGCCACTCCAGGTCACGCCGCGCTGAGCCAGCGCGGCCAGCACATCCACCAACAGCCGCCGTTCGGTGACCTTGATGCGTTCGTGCAAGGTGTCTTCGTCATCGTCGTCGAGGATCTCGATCGGCTCCTGGGCCAGGATCGGGCCGGTGTCCACGCCGGCGTCCACGAGGTGGACCGTGCAACCGGTGAGCTTGACCCCGTAGGCCAGGGCATCAGGTACCGCGTGCGCGCCCGGGAATGCGGGCAGCAACGCCGGGTGCGTGTTGACGACACGGCCCAGGAATCGCGAAAGGAATTCCGGTCCAAGTATTTTCATGAATCCCGCGGAGACGATCAGGTCGGGCCGGTGCGCCTCGGTGGCATCGGCGATCGCGGTGTCCCAGGCGGCTCGATCGGAATAGTCCTTCAGTCGCACGCGAAACGTCGGGATCGACGCGGCCTGCGCGACGTCGACGGCCCGGCAGTCGCGGTCCACGCCGACGGCGACGACCCGCGCGGGGTAGTCGTCGACGGCGGCACTCAGCAGCGACTCCAGCAGCGATCCGGTCCCCGAGGCCAGGACGACAAGGCGTGCCGGCGCGCTCGGCGGAATGTGGATCGGATGCTGCACGGCGATGAGCCTAGCGGGATGCCGCTGCGCGCATGCGCGAGGCAATGACCGGCCGCTTCTGCCCGCAGCCCCCGTAAGGACGTCGTGAGCGTCGTTGAACAATGACATCGCCCATCTCGGGTTAGCTGGCGATAGTTGATTCCCGGCTGCCCACCCCGCGGCACCGACCCGTGGCCAGATGTGCGCGCGCCGCAGTACGCATGCGGCTTGACCGCGGCATTGCGCCAGCGGCCGTCACACGCGATCCACCGCTAAATGTCCGAACTCCAGCTGTACGTCACCGCTGGACCTGCGGTGTCGCAATCAGCAATGGCCACATACCACTTGGACGAGATCTGTCCGCCTGGTCGAGACAGCCGCGAATCGATGTTCGTCGACGCGATGGTGATCACGAGCCGTGCACCGCCCATCAAACAAGGGCAGCGAACCACCCTTACAGATGGTCGTGCGGTGTCCCGCGAGGACGTTCCGGGGGGCCGTGGGTTCGGGAAGGACAAGCTGTTAGCTTTGCTATAGCCGAAGGTTTTGTCAGCGGCGAGTGCGTCCCTTCGCCGCCTGCCGTCCCGGAACTCAGGGCAATGGCGCCCAGGAGGTTGTTACGTGGTGAGAATCCGAATCGCAGTCGCGGCAGCACCGATGGCTGGTGCCATCATGGTCGCCGCATCCCCTGTGGTCCATGCGTCGCCCGATGTCGTCGGCCAAACGTTCGGCGAAGCGAGCTCGACCCTGCAATCAGCGGGTTACACCCCGATCGTGGTGAACAAATTCGGTGGGCGAACGGATCAGCCGGACTGCACTGTCACTCGACAACAGGACCGACCCTCGGTCGACGGGGGCGGTCAGCAGACAGAACTTACCCTGAACTGCAATTATCCGGTCGCTGCCCCAGGCATGCCCGGCAACTCCGCCGCCAGCCCCGCCGGTCGAGCGGCCGCTGAGCAGGCGGTGATCCGGGTGGGTAAGGACAACGTCGAGAAATCACTGCTGAGCCAGCTCGACCCAGGACCGGGGGCTTCCTGGGCCCAATGCTCGGGCGACCTGGTCGGTGAGGTGGACAGCACCGTCGACTGCACGGTGCTTGCGGACCAGGAAAAGCACACGTTCACGCTGACCGTGACCGATATCGAGAATGGCCAGATCAGCTACAACATCGCTCAGGCGTCATGACGTACGTAGCGCTTGACTGAACCGACCGCGTCGCGGGTTTGTCGGTACCGATCGCCGGGCACCCGAGGTCCCATGGCGATTTGCGACACGTGCGGAAATGATTACGACAAGGCGTTCAGCGTCACCTTCTCCGATGGGCGCTCCGCCACTTTCGACAGTATCGAGTGCGCGGCCGTCGAACTGGCCCCGCAGTGTGCACACTGCGGCTGCCGGATTCTGGGGCACGGCGTGGAGACCGAGGACGCGATTTTCTGTTGCGCACACTGCGCGCGGAAGTCGAGCAACGCCGACATCAACGACCGGTACCCGGTGCCGGCCGGCGGCTAGCTAGCGGTCGCGCTCGGGCTCGATGTCGTCGTCGACGACCATCAGGTCCTCGACGTCCTCCAGGTCGGGCGCGGGCCGGACGGGCTTCGGCGGCGGCGCCGGCTCGGGTTCGGGCTCTGGCTCCGGTTCGGGCTCGGGTTCGACGTCGGATTCGGCCGCCACGTCGGGGATGGGCGTGGTGAGCGCTTCGTCGTCGTCCTCGACATCCTCGTCGAACAGTGGTTCTTCGACCGGGGCGACCGGCTTCACCCGCTTCGGGCGGCGCCGCACGCCACCGGTCAGCAGCACCGTGAGCGCCCCGATGACGAAGAACCACAGGAACACCGCGGGACCGAAGGTGCTCTGGTCCACGCCGACCTCGCCGAAGTTGCCCAGCTGTCCGCCACCGGCATAACCCAAGAGGGCCATCGCGACGGCGGCCAGCAGGGATGCGACCGCCAATTTCGCCAGCGCCGCCGGCCAGGGCAGCGGCCGGCTCGCGCACTGTTGCCCCACCGCGACGCCCGATGCGGCACCGACGATGAGCAGCGCAACCCACACCGGCCCCAGCGGCGGGTTCGGGACGGCGGCCAGGATCGGCAGCGCTGGGATGTCACCGCCAAAGACCGTGAACGAACTGAACGTCGCGAACCCGATGTGCGCACTGGAGCC from the Mycolicibacterium crocinum genome contains:
- a CDS encoding VWA domain-containing protein, producing MAKPDRGHAHDSRYSAYTGGPDPLAPPVDLRDALEQIGQDVMEGTSPRRALSELLRRGTKNTKGADRLAAEVNRRRRELLSRNNLDGTLQEIKQLLDEAVLSERKELARALDDDARFAELQIESLSPSPAKAVQELSDYNWRSPEARQKYEQIKDLLGREMLDQRFAGMKQALENATDEDRQAVNEMLDDLNDLLDKHSRGEDSAQDFQDFMRKHGQYFPENPKNVEELLDSLAQRAAAAQRFRNSLTPDQRAELDALAQQAFGSPQLMNALNRLDSHLQAARPGEDWNGSSEFSGDNPLGMGEGAQAMADIAELDQLAEQLSQSYSGASMDDVDLDALARQLGDQAAVDARTLAELERALMNQGFLDRGSDGQWRLSPKAMRQLGQAALRDVAQQLSGRHGERDTRRAGAAGELTGATRPWAFGDTEPWNVTRTLTNAVLRRAGTDTEGPLRISVDDVEVSETETRTQAAVALLVDTSFSMVMENRWVPMKQTALALNHLVSTRFRSDALQIIAFGRYARTVTPAELTGLEGVYEQGTNMHHALALAVRHLRRHPNAQPVVLMVTDGEPTAHLQDYGDGQGTGVFFDYPPHQLTIAHTVRGFDEVARLGAQVTIFRLGNDPGLARFIDKVARQVEGRVVVPDLDGLGAAVVGDYLRSRRRRR
- a CDS encoding sigma 54-interacting transcriptional regulator, with translation MTSPDNFPRTLGELRATGHRERSVKQEIRENLLTALAEGDDVWPGIFGFEDTVLPQLERALIAGHDFVLLGERGQGKTRLLRSLQNLLDEWTPVIAGSELGEHPYTPITPESIRRASDSGDDLPIEWRHRSERYFEKLATPDTSVADLVGDIDPIKVAEGRSLGDPETIAYGLIPRAHRGIVAVNELPDLAERIQVSMLNVMEERDIQVRGYTLRLPLDVLVVASANPEDYTNRGRIITPLKDRFGAEIRTHYPRELDSEVGVITQEAHLSAQVPTYLMQIIARFARYLRESTSVDQRSGVSARFAIAAAETVAASARHRGAILGEDEPVARVVDLGTIIDVLRGKLEFESGEEGREQAVLEHLLRRATADTAQRVLGGIDVGPLVAAVEGGSAVTTGEQVAAKDVLAALPDLPVIDAIAKRLDADTEGERAAALELALEALYLAKRIDKVTGEGETVYG
- the purH gene encoding bifunctional phosphoribosylaminoimidazolecarboxamide formyltransferase/IMP cyclohydrolase; the protein is MTAGIEGKRPIRRALISVYDKSGLIPLAQGLHEAGVAIVSTGSTAKTIADKGIPVTPVEFVTGFPEVLDGRVKTLHPHIHAGLLADTRKPEHVKALGELKIEPFDLVVVNLYPFSETVASGADADECVEQIDIGGPSMVRASAKNHPSVAVVVDPLGYDGVLAAVRSGGFTLAQRQKLAALAFRHTAEYDVAVASWMGTELAPESGDAPEFLPPWFGRTWRRTSQLRYGENPHQQAALYSDDASWPGLAQAEQLHGKEMSYNNFTDADAAWRAAFDHEQICVAIIKHANPCGIAISSVSVADAHRKAHECDPLSAFGGVIAANTAVTVEMAEYVSEIFTEVIIAPAYEPGAVEILARKKNIRVLVASEPPVGGAELRQISGGLLIQERDALDAPGDDPANWTLATGTAADAATLADLQFAWRTCRAVKSNAIVVAADGATVGVGMGQVNRVDAARLAVERGGERVRGAVAASDAFFPFPDGLETLTAAGVKAVVHPGGSMRDELVTEAAAKAGITLYLTGARHFAH
- the purN gene encoding phosphoribosylglycinamide formyltransferase encodes the protein MQHPIHIPPSAPARLVVLASGTGSLLESLLSAAVDDYPARVVAVGVDRDCRAVDVAQAASIPTFRVRLKDYSDRAAWDTAIADATEAHRPDLIVSAGFMKILGPEFLSRFLGRVVNTHPALLPAFPGAHAVPDALAYGVKLTGCTVHLVDAGVDTGPILAQEPIEILDDDDEDTLHERIKVTERRLLVDVLAALAQRGVTWSGRKATIG